Proteins encoded by one window of Crassostrea angulata isolate pt1a10 chromosome 9, ASM2561291v2, whole genome shotgun sequence:
- the LOC128163890 gene encoding uncharacterized protein LOC128163890 has translation MSKPWESGNANASDVTPQECFFEIEDDNGTKVLASPVAAKKTKSSSGKREIHEFLEKHEMYSLERLDERTKFLKIRSKIFNERKTTRLRTFKKLNEMKSMKKQT, from the exons ATGTCCAAACCCTGGGAGAGTGGAAATGCAAATGCATCGGATGTTACACCACAAG AGTGCTTCTTTGAGATCGAAGATGATAATGGAACTAAAGTTCTTGCAAGCCCAGTTGCAGCCAAGAAGACTAAAAGCAGCTCAG gtaaaagaGAAATCCATGAGTTTTTGGAAAAACATGAAATGTATTCATTGGAACGGCTTGATGAGAGGACCAAATTTTTGAAGATTAGATCTAAAATCTTCAACGAGAGAAAAACAACAAGACTtaggacatttaaaaaattaaatgaaatgaaatcaatgaaaaagcAAACATGA